A single genomic interval of Saccharothrix saharensis harbors:
- a CDS encoding MBL fold metallo-hydrolase gives MRPLAPGVHQLLGRPPHMVNAYLVEDVLVDAGTRSARKRITRQLDGRTIAAHVVTHAHPDHFGSSHAVCERYDVPLWTGAKDVEAITTATPVPAPGFAASLLSRMKMPPPHPVARGLAEGDEVAGFTVLDVPGHSPGHIALWRDHDGVLICGDVFFNLLRPSAPPKILTFDDERNRASMRRLAELRPKLVLFGHGRPLRDPDRLLRLVR, from the coding sequence GTGCGACCACTGGCTCCCGGAGTCCACCAGCTGCTCGGCCGTCCTCCCCACATGGTGAACGCCTACCTGGTGGAGGACGTGCTGGTGGACGCCGGCACGCGGTCGGCCCGCAAGCGGATCACCCGCCAGCTCGACGGCCGCACCATCGCCGCGCACGTGGTGACGCACGCCCACCCGGACCACTTCGGCTCCAGCCACGCGGTGTGCGAGCGGTACGACGTGCCGCTGTGGACGGGGGCGAAGGACGTCGAGGCGATCACCACCGCGACCCCGGTGCCCGCGCCCGGTTTCGCCGCCTCCCTGCTGTCGCGGATGAAGATGCCCCCGCCGCACCCGGTCGCCCGGGGCCTGGCCGAGGGCGACGAGGTCGCCGGGTTCACCGTGCTGGACGTGCCCGGCCACTCGCCCGGTCACATCGCTTTGTGGCGCGACCACGACGGCGTGCTGATCTGCGGTGACGTGTTCTTCAACCTGCTGCGCCCGAGCGCGCCGCCCAAGATCCTGACCTTCGACGACGAGCGCAACCGGGCGTCCATGCGCCGGCTCGCCGAGCTGCGGCCGAAGCTGGTGCTGTTCGGCCACGGCCGCCCGCTGCGCGACCCGGACCGCCTGCTGCGCCTCGTCCGATGA